One genomic segment of Gasterosteus aculeatus chromosome 6, fGasAcu3.hap1.1, whole genome shotgun sequence includes these proteins:
- the psme4a gene encoding proteasome activator complex subunit 4A isoform X2 has protein sequence MMKRAQSDTLGFAPQKDIVYNKLLPYADRLDDESNDLLSKIKGNLCRAVQLREIWPGVLFWTRKLSTYMRLYGRKFSKEDHVLFIKLLYELVTIPKLEISMMQGLARLLINLLKKKELLSREDLELSWRPLYELHDRILFSKTEHLGLNWFPNSVESVLKTLVKSCRPYFSESATQEMLDEWRPLLCPFDVTMQRAISYFELFLTTNLPPELHDKGFKLWFDELITLWLSVQNLPSWEMHLVNLFARLANDNIGYIDWDPYIPKIFTRILRSLNLPVGTSQMMVPRYVTNAYDISHVVLWVSSLLGGPSKQAQAQLSGLFNSITSFFHPSNHGRWLMKLMKLLQRLPFSVVRRLHRERYRKPTWLPPIPDSHKLTEEDITAFVESMMQPVLLAMFSKTGSLDAAQALQNLALMRPELVIPPVLEKTYPAMETLTEPHQLTATLSCMIGVARSLVSGGQRFPEGPTHMLPLLMRALPGVDPNDFSKCMITFQFIATFVTLVPLVDCSSALHERTDLTEVEREMCSASAEFEDFVLQFMDRCFALIDSSTLEQTREETETEKMTHLESLVELGLSSTFSTILTQCSLDIFKVALEKVFNFATTNIFETRVSGRMVADMCRAASKCHPAESLKVFVPHCCNIINQLAVNEEVLNEEELDKEFLWNLQLLSEVTRVDGDKVLPYRSDLVQILQLTLHLKCKQGYTLACNLLHHILRSSALIYPTEYCSVPGGFHQPISDYLPIKDWGRPGDLWNLDIRWHVPSLEETSFAFYLLDLILQPELQRLQRFAQGTQDMSRDDVLQSLTIIQHCLLGAGSLMPPLKGEPIPELVHSMVNLDETNLYTGAEYDKSRENYRDAVCKVMRQLLHHILEHSEDDTKSLFSIIKIISDLMHFKGSHKPEFDSRWKSFNLVKKSMENRLHGRKQHIRALLIDRVMLQHELRKLTVEGCQYRSIHQELMKDLLRLSTSTYSQVRSKAQSVLYTALGTYNFCCRDLIPHVLEFLNPENGSVTQQQFKGALYCLLGNHSGVCLANLHDWDCIAVTWPAIVRSGLSSAMSLEKPSIVRLFDDLADKIHRQYETIGVDFSIPGECCAVANQLMITGNPVPKEPVPSEEEAADGLKRQESKNFESVEKYKQLIGDLLDFLNNRNMPWKFEHIAIGFLSLLLRDDHQLPPPAVTFFVKSLNHDSLYVRKVAISAVAGIMKQIKKPHKKVPVSSSELCGGKALSGLVAGDRLDNQWLQYNGKTLPRTQQEWDSCVFVEKTHWGYYCWPRKLMMYAPMMEQPKQNLTREEMTEREQIIFDHFSDPVFINQFIEFLSLEDRKGKDKFSPRRFCLFKGLFRNFGDAFLPVLQPHMERLVADTHESKQRCVAEIISGLIRGCKHWSYSKVESLWELLCPLLRTALSNITIETYADWGTCIATACESRDPRKLYWLFELLMESPVNGEGGSFVDACRLYVLQGGLAQQEWRVPELLHRLLQYLEPKLTQVYKNVRERIGSVLTYIFMIDVNLPYTQPTTSPRISEFTERILLQLKPLTEVDEEIQNHVLEENEVGEQDERTQAIKLLKTVLKWLIASAGRSFSTAVPEHLRLLPLLFKIAPVENDDSYDELKRDAKTCLSLMSQGLLYTEQIPLVLIALQEIAGSSSWHARYTVLTYLQIMVFYNLFTFMSAQKAVNDVRALVIRLLEDEQLEVREMAATTLSGFLQCNFLSMDVPMQTHFEALCKTRLPKKRKRELGATVDTIPSADLVRRHAGVLGLSACILSSPYDVPIWMPQLLMDLSAHLNDTQPIEMTVKKTLSNFRRTHHDNWQQHKQHFTDDQLLVLTDLLVSPCYYA, from the exons ATGATGAAAAGGGCGCAGTCGGACACATTGGGGTTCGCTCCTCAAAAAGACATCGTATACAACAAACTTCTCCCGTACGCGGACCGGCTGGATGACGAATCCAATGATCTTTTgagtaaaataaaaggaaacctGTGCCGAGCTGTTCAGCTCCGAGAGATATGGCCCGGCGTGCTGTTCTGGACGAGGAAACTTTCCAC GTACATGAGACTGTATGGGCGGAAGTTCAGCAAAGAAGACCATGTGCTTTTCATCAAATTGCTCTATGAACTAGTGACCATCCCCAAACTAGAGATCAGCATGATGCAGGGCCTTGCACGGCTTCTTATCAACCTCCTCAA GAAGAAGGAACTTCTGTCAAGGGAGGACCTTGAACTGAGCTGGAGACCGCTCTATGAGCTCCATGACCGGATTCTTTTCTCCAAGACGGAGCATCTGGGCCTCAACTGGTTTCCCAA CTCTGTGGAAAGTGTCCTGAAAACACTCGTGAAAAGCTGCAGACC GTACTTTTCAGAGAGTGCTACTCAGGAGATGCTGGATGAATGGAGACCACTCCTCTGCCCCTTCGATGTCACCATGCAAAGAGCAATCAGCTACTTTGAGCTCTTTCTAACCACAAATCTGCCTCCTGAGCTGCACGACAAGGGGTTCAA gtTGTGGTTTGACGAGTTGATCACCTTATggttgtctgtgcaaaatcttccaagCTGGGAAATG CATCTGGTCAATCTGTTTGCTCGCTTGGCCAATGACAACATTGGCTACATTGATTGGGACCCTTACATCCCCAAG ATTTTCACAAGGATTTTGAGGAGTTTGAATCTTCCTGTCGGGACCAGTCAGATGATGGTGCCACGCTACGTCACTAACGCCTACGACATAAGCCATGTGGTGCTTTGGGTCTCGTCCCTTTTG GGAGGACCCAGCAAACAAGCTCAAGCACAGCTCAGTGGCCTTTTCAACAGCATAACATCCTTCTTCCACCCATCAAACCATGGCCGCTGGCTG ATGAAACTCATGAAGCTGCTCCAGCGTCTCCCGTTCAGCGTGGTGCGGCGGCTGCACCGAGAGCGCTACAGGAAGCCCACGTGGCTGCCCCCGATACCGGACAGTCACAAGCTCACAGAGGAGGACATCACGGCCTTTGTGGAGAGCATGATGCAGCCGGTGCTGCTGGCCATGTTCAGCAAGACGGGCAGTCTCGATGCGGCCCAGGCCTTGCAAAACCTGGCTCTAATGAGGCCCGAGTTGGTCATCCCCCCCGTGCTGGAGAA AACTTACCCTGCCATGGAGACTCTGACGGAGCCCCATCAGCTGACAGCCACTCTGAGCTGCATGATTGGTGTGGCACGGAGCCTGGTGTCAGGTGGGCAGCGCTTTCCTGAGGGGCCCACTCACATGCTGCCCCTCCTCATGAGGGCATTGCCGGGCGTTGACCCAAATGACTTCAGCAAGTGCATG ATCACCTTCCAATTTATTGCCACGTTTGTGACTCTTGTGCCTTTGGTGGACTGCTCGTCTGCCCTACATGAAAGAACCGACTTGACGGAG GTGGAAAGAGAGATGTGCTCAGCTTCAGCGGAGTTTGAGGACTTTGTGCTTCAGTTCATGGACAG ATGCTTTGCCTTGATCGACAGCAGCACCCTGGAACAAACCCGCGAGGAAACGGAAACGGAGAAAATGACTCATTTGGAAAGTCTGGTAGAACTTGGCCTGTCATCCACCTTCAGCACCATCCTCACACAGTGCTCCTTGGACATCTTTAAG GTGGCTTTGGAAAAGGTGTTCAACTTCGCAACCACCAACATCTTTGAGACCCGTGTATCGGGGAGAATGGTGGCTGACATGTGCAGAGCTGCTTCCAAG tgtcaCCCCGCAGAGTCGCTCAAGGTGTTTGTGCCCCACTGCTGCAATATCATAAATCAACTCGCTGTCA ATGAGGAAGTGTTGAATGAGGAGGAGCTTGACAAGGAGTTCTTGTGGAATCTCCAGCTGCTGTCTGAG GTGACCCGGGTGGATGGGGACAAGGTCCTACCGTATCGCTCTGACCTGGTCCAGATTTTgcagctgacgctgcacctcaAGTGCAAGCAGGGCTACACTCTAGCTTGCAACCTGCTCCACCACATCCTTCGCTCCTCGGCCCTCATCTACCCCACAGAGTACTGCAGTGTGCCAGGAGGGTTCCACCAACCAATCAGTGACTACTTACCCATCAAG GATTGGGGGCGTCCTGGCGACTTGTGGAATTTGGATATCCGATGGCATGTGCCCAGTCTGGAAGAGACGTCTTTTGCTTTTTATCTACTGGACCTGATACTCCAGCCTGAACTTCAGCGTCTTCAGAGATTTGCGCAGGGGACGCAGGACATGAGCAG agATGATGTCCTACAGAGCCTGACCATTATTCAACACTGCCTCCTTGGAGCTGGCAGTCTGATGCCGCCACTGAAGGGAGAGCCCATACCTGAACT GGTCCACAGTATGGTGAATCTAGATGAGACCAATCTCTACACCGGAGCAGAGTATG ATAAGTCCAGAGAGAACTACAGAGACGCTGTCTGTAAGGTGATGAGACAGCTGCTGC ATCACATCCTGGAGCATTCTGAAGATGACACCAAGTCTCTTTTCTCCATCATCAAG ATTATCAGCGACCTGATGCACTTCAAAGGTTCTCACAAACCAGAGTTTGACTCCCGCTGGAAGAGCTTCAACCTTGTGAAGAAATCGATGGAAAACAGa CTTCATGGCAGGAAGCAGCACATCCGAGCCCTGCTAATCGACAGAGTCATGCTCCAGCACGAG CTGCGAAAGCTGACAGTGGAAGGATGCCAGTACAGAAGCATCCACCAGGAGCTCATGAAAGATCTTCTCAGGCTTTCCACAAGCACTTACAGTCAA GTGCGCAGCAAAGCTCAAAGTGTGTTGTACACTGCACTGGGAACCTACAACTTCTGCTGCAGAGATCTGATCCCCCATGTACTGGAGTTTCTCAACCCAGAAAACGGCAGCgtcacacagcagcagttcaaA GGTGCCTTGTACTGTCTCCTGGGTAATCACAGTGGCGTGTGCCTGGCCAATCTGCACGACTGGGACTGCATTGCCGTCACGTGGCCCGCCATCGTGCGTTCCGGCCTCAGCTCCGCCATGTCTCTGGAGAAGCCCTCCATTGTGCGGCTCTTTGATGACCTTGCGGACAAAATTCATCGCCAATACGAGACCATCGGTGTCGACTTCTct ATCCCCGGTGAGTGCTGTGCTGTGGCCAATCAACTCATGATTACTGGAAATCCCGTTCCAAAGGAGCCTGTACCTTCAGAGGAAGAAGCCGCGGACGGTTTGAAGAGGCAGGAGAGCAAGAACTTTGAGTCCGTTGA GAAATATAAACAGCTCATTGGTGATCTGCTGGACTTCCTCAATAACAGAAACAT GCCTTGGAAGTTCGAACACATTGCAATTGGCTTCCTGTCATTGCTGCTGAGAGACGACCACCAACTCCCCCCACCTGCTGTGACGTTCTTCGTCAAAAGCCTCAACCACGACTCTCTCTATGTCCGGAAG GTGGCGATATCCGCTGTGGCAGGGATAATGAAACAGATCAAGAAGCCGCATAAGAAAGTCCCCGTCAGCTCCTCTGAGCTTT GTGGAGGGAAGGCGCTGAGTGGTCTTGTTGCAGGGGACCGCCTGGACAACCAGTGGCTCCAGTATAATGGCAAAACCCTGCCACGCACGCAGCAGGAATGggacagctgtgtgtttgtagaaAAGACCCACTGGGGATACTACTGTTGGCCAAG AAAACTGATGATGTATGCACCGATGATGGAGCAACCCAAACAGAACCTGACCAGAGAGGAAATGACGGAG CGGGAACAGATCATCTTTGACCACTTCTCAGACCCCGTATTCATCAACCAGTTCATCGAGTTCCTCTCTCTTGAGGACCGTAAGGGCAAAGACAAGTTTAGCCCTCGCCGCTTCTGTTTGTTCAAG GGATTGTTCCGCAATTTCGGCGATGCCTTTCTTCCCGTGCTGCAGCCACACATGGAGCGCCTGGTGGCTGACACCCATGAGAGCAAGCAGCGCTGTGTCGCAGAGATCATCTCTGGACTGATCAGAGGCTGCAAGCACTGGAGCTACTCGAAG GTTGAGAGCCTCTGGGAGTTGCTGTGTCCGCTGCTCCGTACTGCCCTGTCCAACATCACGATAGAAACGTATGCAGACTGGGGCACCTGCATTGCAACAGCCTGC GAGAGTAGAGATCCACGCAAGCTCTACTGGCTCTTTGAGTTGCTAATGGAGTCTCCGGTCAACGGCGAGGGGGGCTCCTTTGTCGATGCCTG TCGTCTGTATGTGCTGCAGGGAGGTCTAGCTCAGCAGGAGTGGCGTGTTCCAGAGCTCCTTCACAGGTTGCTGCAATACCTGGAGCCCAAACTGACACAGGTCTACAAGAATGTACGGGAACGCATTGGCAG TGTGCTCACATACATCTTCATGATCGATGTCAACCTGCCGTACACCCAGCCAACTACATCGCCCCGCATCTCGGAGTTCACAGAGCGGATCCTGTTGCAGCTGAAGCCTCTTACGGAGGTCGATGAGGAGATCCAGAACCACGTGCTTGAGGAGAATGAGGTGGGCGAGCAAGATGAGAGAACACAAGCCATCAAGCTTCTCAAAACAG TGCTGAAGTGGCTTATTGCAAGTGCTGGTCGCTCCTTCTCCACCGCTGTCCCAGAACATCTACGGTTGCTTCCACTACTTTTCAAG ATTGCTCCGGTTGAGAATGATGACAGTTACGATGAACTGAAGAGGGATGCAaagacctgtctgtctctgatgTCTCAGGGACTCCTTTACACAGAGCAGATCCCCTTGGTACTCATTGCTCTGCAGGAG ATTGCTGGCAGCAGCTCATGGCATGCTCGCTACACGGTGCTCACTTACCTCCAGATTATGGTTTTTTACAACCTGTTCACCTTCATGAGTGCCCAGAAAGCTGTGAATGACGTCCGTGCTCTGGTGATACGACTGCTTGAGGATGAACAGCTGGAG GTAAGAGAAATGGCGGCCACTACGCTCAGTGGCTTTCTTCAGTGCAATTTCCTGTCCATGGACGTCCCCATGCAGACCCACTTTGAGGCTCTCTGCAAGACTCGCTTGCctaagaagaggaagagggagcttGGCGCTACAGTGGACACGATACCGTCTGCGG ACCTGGTGCGGCGTCATGCGGGTGTTCTCGGCCTCAGTGCTTGTATTCTCTCCAGCCCTTATGACGTTCCCATCTGGATGCCCCAGCTGTTGATGGACCTGAGTGCTCACCTGAATGACACACAACCCATTGAA ATGACTGTGAAGAAAACTCTGTCAAACTTCCGAAGGACTCACCATGACAACTGGCAGCAACATAAGCAACATTTTACAGACGACCAGCTGCTGGTCCTGACTGACCTGTTGGTCTCCCCCTGTTACTACGCCTAA
- the psme4a gene encoding proteasome activator complex subunit 4A isoform X1 gives MMKRAQSDTLGFAPQKDIVYNKLLPYADRLDDESNDLLSKIKGNLCRAVQLREIWPGVLFWTRKLSTYMRLYGRKFSKEDHVLFIKLLYELVTIPKLEISMMQGLARLLINLLKKKELLSREDLELSWRPLYELHDRILFSKTEHLGLNWFPNSPRARSSSKLIMIKLVQRCSVESVLKTLVKSCRPYFSESATQEMLDEWRPLLCPFDVTMQRAISYFELFLTTNLPPELHDKGFKLWFDELITLWLSVQNLPSWEMHLVNLFARLANDNIGYIDWDPYIPKIFTRILRSLNLPVGTSQMMVPRYVTNAYDISHVVLWVSSLLGGPSKQAQAQLSGLFNSITSFFHPSNHGRWLMKLMKLLQRLPFSVVRRLHRERYRKPTWLPPIPDSHKLTEEDITAFVESMMQPVLLAMFSKTGSLDAAQALQNLALMRPELVIPPVLEKTYPAMETLTEPHQLTATLSCMIGVARSLVSGGQRFPEGPTHMLPLLMRALPGVDPNDFSKCMITFQFIATFVTLVPLVDCSSALHERTDLTEVEREMCSASAEFEDFVLQFMDRCFALIDSSTLEQTREETETEKMTHLESLVELGLSSTFSTILTQCSLDIFKVALEKVFNFATTNIFETRVSGRMVADMCRAASKCHPAESLKVFVPHCCNIINQLAVNEEVLNEEELDKEFLWNLQLLSEVTRVDGDKVLPYRSDLVQILQLTLHLKCKQGYTLACNLLHHILRSSALIYPTEYCSVPGGFHQPISDYLPIKDWGRPGDLWNLDIRWHVPSLEETSFAFYLLDLILQPELQRLQRFAQGTQDMSRDDVLQSLTIIQHCLLGAGSLMPPLKGEPIPELVHSMVNLDETNLYTGAEYDKSRENYRDAVCKVMRQLLHHILEHSEDDTKSLFSIIKIISDLMHFKGSHKPEFDSRWKSFNLVKKSMENRLHGRKQHIRALLIDRVMLQHELRKLTVEGCQYRSIHQELMKDLLRLSTSTYSQVRSKAQSVLYTALGTYNFCCRDLIPHVLEFLNPENGSVTQQQFKGALYCLLGNHSGVCLANLHDWDCIAVTWPAIVRSGLSSAMSLEKPSIVRLFDDLADKIHRQYETIGVDFSIPGECCAVANQLMITGNPVPKEPVPSEEEAADGLKRQESKNFESVEKYKQLIGDLLDFLNNRNMPWKFEHIAIGFLSLLLRDDHQLPPPAVTFFVKSLNHDSLYVRKVAISAVAGIMKQIKKPHKKVPVSSSELCGGKALSGLVAGDRLDNQWLQYNGKTLPRTQQEWDSCVFVEKTHWGYYCWPRKLMMYAPMMEQPKQNLTREEMTEREQIIFDHFSDPVFINQFIEFLSLEDRKGKDKFSPRRFCLFKGLFRNFGDAFLPVLQPHMERLVADTHESKQRCVAEIISGLIRGCKHWSYSKVESLWELLCPLLRTALSNITIETYADWGTCIATACESRDPRKLYWLFELLMESPVNGEGGSFVDACRLYVLQGGLAQQEWRVPELLHRLLQYLEPKLTQVYKNVRERIGSVLTYIFMIDVNLPYTQPTTSPRISEFTERILLQLKPLTEVDEEIQNHVLEENEVGEQDERTQAIKLLKTVLKWLIASAGRSFSTAVPEHLRLLPLLFKIAPVENDDSYDELKRDAKTCLSLMSQGLLYTEQIPLVLIALQEIAGSSSWHARYTVLTYLQIMVFYNLFTFMSAQKAVNDVRALVIRLLEDEQLEVREMAATTLSGFLQCNFLSMDVPMQTHFEALCKTRLPKKRKRELGATVDTIPSADLVRRHAGVLGLSACILSSPYDVPIWMPQLLMDLSAHLNDTQPIEMTVKKTLSNFRRTHHDNWQQHKQHFTDDQLLVLTDLLVSPCYYA, from the exons ATGATGAAAAGGGCGCAGTCGGACACATTGGGGTTCGCTCCTCAAAAAGACATCGTATACAACAAACTTCTCCCGTACGCGGACCGGCTGGATGACGAATCCAATGATCTTTTgagtaaaataaaaggaaacctGTGCCGAGCTGTTCAGCTCCGAGAGATATGGCCCGGCGTGCTGTTCTGGACGAGGAAACTTTCCAC GTACATGAGACTGTATGGGCGGAAGTTCAGCAAAGAAGACCATGTGCTTTTCATCAAATTGCTCTATGAACTAGTGACCATCCCCAAACTAGAGATCAGCATGATGCAGGGCCTTGCACGGCTTCTTATCAACCTCCTCAA GAAGAAGGAACTTCTGTCAAGGGAGGACCTTGAACTGAGCTGGAGACCGCTCTATGAGCTCCATGACCGGATTCTTTTCTCCAAGACGGAGCATCTGGGCCTCAACTGGTTTCCCAA TTCTCCACGGGCTCGTTCATCCTCTAAACTCATAATGATAAAATTGGTTCAGAGGTG CTCTGTGGAAAGTGTCCTGAAAACACTCGTGAAAAGCTGCAGACC GTACTTTTCAGAGAGTGCTACTCAGGAGATGCTGGATGAATGGAGACCACTCCTCTGCCCCTTCGATGTCACCATGCAAAGAGCAATCAGCTACTTTGAGCTCTTTCTAACCACAAATCTGCCTCCTGAGCTGCACGACAAGGGGTTCAA gtTGTGGTTTGACGAGTTGATCACCTTATggttgtctgtgcaaaatcttccaagCTGGGAAATG CATCTGGTCAATCTGTTTGCTCGCTTGGCCAATGACAACATTGGCTACATTGATTGGGACCCTTACATCCCCAAG ATTTTCACAAGGATTTTGAGGAGTTTGAATCTTCCTGTCGGGACCAGTCAGATGATGGTGCCACGCTACGTCACTAACGCCTACGACATAAGCCATGTGGTGCTTTGGGTCTCGTCCCTTTTG GGAGGACCCAGCAAACAAGCTCAAGCACAGCTCAGTGGCCTTTTCAACAGCATAACATCCTTCTTCCACCCATCAAACCATGGCCGCTGGCTG ATGAAACTCATGAAGCTGCTCCAGCGTCTCCCGTTCAGCGTGGTGCGGCGGCTGCACCGAGAGCGCTACAGGAAGCCCACGTGGCTGCCCCCGATACCGGACAGTCACAAGCTCACAGAGGAGGACATCACGGCCTTTGTGGAGAGCATGATGCAGCCGGTGCTGCTGGCCATGTTCAGCAAGACGGGCAGTCTCGATGCGGCCCAGGCCTTGCAAAACCTGGCTCTAATGAGGCCCGAGTTGGTCATCCCCCCCGTGCTGGAGAA AACTTACCCTGCCATGGAGACTCTGACGGAGCCCCATCAGCTGACAGCCACTCTGAGCTGCATGATTGGTGTGGCACGGAGCCTGGTGTCAGGTGGGCAGCGCTTTCCTGAGGGGCCCACTCACATGCTGCCCCTCCTCATGAGGGCATTGCCGGGCGTTGACCCAAATGACTTCAGCAAGTGCATG ATCACCTTCCAATTTATTGCCACGTTTGTGACTCTTGTGCCTTTGGTGGACTGCTCGTCTGCCCTACATGAAAGAACCGACTTGACGGAG GTGGAAAGAGAGATGTGCTCAGCTTCAGCGGAGTTTGAGGACTTTGTGCTTCAGTTCATGGACAG ATGCTTTGCCTTGATCGACAGCAGCACCCTGGAACAAACCCGCGAGGAAACGGAAACGGAGAAAATGACTCATTTGGAAAGTCTGGTAGAACTTGGCCTGTCATCCACCTTCAGCACCATCCTCACACAGTGCTCCTTGGACATCTTTAAG GTGGCTTTGGAAAAGGTGTTCAACTTCGCAACCACCAACATCTTTGAGACCCGTGTATCGGGGAGAATGGTGGCTGACATGTGCAGAGCTGCTTCCAAG tgtcaCCCCGCAGAGTCGCTCAAGGTGTTTGTGCCCCACTGCTGCAATATCATAAATCAACTCGCTGTCA ATGAGGAAGTGTTGAATGAGGAGGAGCTTGACAAGGAGTTCTTGTGGAATCTCCAGCTGCTGTCTGAG GTGACCCGGGTGGATGGGGACAAGGTCCTACCGTATCGCTCTGACCTGGTCCAGATTTTgcagctgacgctgcacctcaAGTGCAAGCAGGGCTACACTCTAGCTTGCAACCTGCTCCACCACATCCTTCGCTCCTCGGCCCTCATCTACCCCACAGAGTACTGCAGTGTGCCAGGAGGGTTCCACCAACCAATCAGTGACTACTTACCCATCAAG GATTGGGGGCGTCCTGGCGACTTGTGGAATTTGGATATCCGATGGCATGTGCCCAGTCTGGAAGAGACGTCTTTTGCTTTTTATCTACTGGACCTGATACTCCAGCCTGAACTTCAGCGTCTTCAGAGATTTGCGCAGGGGACGCAGGACATGAGCAG agATGATGTCCTACAGAGCCTGACCATTATTCAACACTGCCTCCTTGGAGCTGGCAGTCTGATGCCGCCACTGAAGGGAGAGCCCATACCTGAACT GGTCCACAGTATGGTGAATCTAGATGAGACCAATCTCTACACCGGAGCAGAGTATG ATAAGTCCAGAGAGAACTACAGAGACGCTGTCTGTAAGGTGATGAGACAGCTGCTGC ATCACATCCTGGAGCATTCTGAAGATGACACCAAGTCTCTTTTCTCCATCATCAAG ATTATCAGCGACCTGATGCACTTCAAAGGTTCTCACAAACCAGAGTTTGACTCCCGCTGGAAGAGCTTCAACCTTGTGAAGAAATCGATGGAAAACAGa CTTCATGGCAGGAAGCAGCACATCCGAGCCCTGCTAATCGACAGAGTCATGCTCCAGCACGAG CTGCGAAAGCTGACAGTGGAAGGATGCCAGTACAGAAGCATCCACCAGGAGCTCATGAAAGATCTTCTCAGGCTTTCCACAAGCACTTACAGTCAA GTGCGCAGCAAAGCTCAAAGTGTGTTGTACACTGCACTGGGAACCTACAACTTCTGCTGCAGAGATCTGATCCCCCATGTACTGGAGTTTCTCAACCCAGAAAACGGCAGCgtcacacagcagcagttcaaA GGTGCCTTGTACTGTCTCCTGGGTAATCACAGTGGCGTGTGCCTGGCCAATCTGCACGACTGGGACTGCATTGCCGTCACGTGGCCCGCCATCGTGCGTTCCGGCCTCAGCTCCGCCATGTCTCTGGAGAAGCCCTCCATTGTGCGGCTCTTTGATGACCTTGCGGACAAAATTCATCGCCAATACGAGACCATCGGTGTCGACTTCTct ATCCCCGGTGAGTGCTGTGCTGTGGCCAATCAACTCATGATTACTGGAAATCCCGTTCCAAAGGAGCCTGTACCTTCAGAGGAAGAAGCCGCGGACGGTTTGAAGAGGCAGGAGAGCAAGAACTTTGAGTCCGTTGA GAAATATAAACAGCTCATTGGTGATCTGCTGGACTTCCTCAATAACAGAAACAT GCCTTGGAAGTTCGAACACATTGCAATTGGCTTCCTGTCATTGCTGCTGAGAGACGACCACCAACTCCCCCCACCTGCTGTGACGTTCTTCGTCAAAAGCCTCAACCACGACTCTCTCTATGTCCGGAAG GTGGCGATATCCGCTGTGGCAGGGATAATGAAACAGATCAAGAAGCCGCATAAGAAAGTCCCCGTCAGCTCCTCTGAGCTTT GTGGAGGGAAGGCGCTGAGTGGTCTTGTTGCAGGGGACCGCCTGGACAACCAGTGGCTCCAGTATAATGGCAAAACCCTGCCACGCACGCAGCAGGAATGggacagctgtgtgtttgtagaaAAGACCCACTGGGGATACTACTGTTGGCCAAG AAAACTGATGATGTATGCACCGATGATGGAGCAACCCAAACAGAACCTGACCAGAGAGGAAATGACGGAG CGGGAACAGATCATCTTTGACCACTTCTCAGACCCCGTATTCATCAACCAGTTCATCGAGTTCCTCTCTCTTGAGGACCGTAAGGGCAAAGACAAGTTTAGCCCTCGCCGCTTCTGTTTGTTCAAG GGATTGTTCCGCAATTTCGGCGATGCCTTTCTTCCCGTGCTGCAGCCACACATGGAGCGCCTGGTGGCTGACACCCATGAGAGCAAGCAGCGCTGTGTCGCAGAGATCATCTCTGGACTGATCAGAGGCTGCAAGCACTGGAGCTACTCGAAG GTTGAGAGCCTCTGGGAGTTGCTGTGTCCGCTGCTCCGTACTGCCCTGTCCAACATCACGATAGAAACGTATGCAGACTGGGGCACCTGCATTGCAACAGCCTGC GAGAGTAGAGATCCACGCAAGCTCTACTGGCTCTTTGAGTTGCTAATGGAGTCTCCGGTCAACGGCGAGGGGGGCTCCTTTGTCGATGCCTG TCGTCTGTATGTGCTGCAGGGAGGTCTAGCTCAGCAGGAGTGGCGTGTTCCAGAGCTCCTTCACAGGTTGCTGCAATACCTGGAGCCCAAACTGACACAGGTCTACAAGAATGTACGGGAACGCATTGGCAG TGTGCTCACATACATCTTCATGATCGATGTCAACCTGCCGTACACCCAGCCAACTACATCGCCCCGCATCTCGGAGTTCACAGAGCGGATCCTGTTGCAGCTGAAGCCTCTTACGGAGGTCGATGAGGAGATCCAGAACCACGTGCTTGAGGAGAATGAGGTGGGCGAGCAAGATGAGAGAACACAAGCCATCAAGCTTCTCAAAACAG TGCTGAAGTGGCTTATTGCAAGTGCTGGTCGCTCCTTCTCCACCGCTGTCCCAGAACATCTACGGTTGCTTCCACTACTTTTCAAG ATTGCTCCGGTTGAGAATGATGACAGTTACGATGAACTGAAGAGGGATGCAaagacctgtctgtctctgatgTCTCAGGGACTCCTTTACACAGAGCAGATCCCCTTGGTACTCATTGCTCTGCAGGAG ATTGCTGGCAGCAGCTCATGGCATGCTCGCTACACGGTGCTCACTTACCTCCAGATTATGGTTTTTTACAACCTGTTCACCTTCATGAGTGCCCAGAAAGCTGTGAATGACGTCCGTGCTCTGGTGATACGACTGCTTGAGGATGAACAGCTGGAG GTAAGAGAAATGGCGGCCACTACGCTCAGTGGCTTTCTTCAGTGCAATTTCCTGTCCATGGACGTCCCCATGCAGACCCACTTTGAGGCTCTCTGCAAGACTCGCTTGCctaagaagaggaagagggagcttGGCGCTACAGTGGACACGATACCGTCTGCGG ACCTGGTGCGGCGTCATGCGGGTGTTCTCGGCCTCAGTGCTTGTATTCTCTCCAGCCCTTATGACGTTCCCATCTGGATGCCCCAGCTGTTGATGGACCTGAGTGCTCACCTGAATGACACACAACCCATTGAA ATGACTGTGAAGAAAACTCTGTCAAACTTCCGAAGGACTCACCATGACAACTGGCAGCAACATAAGCAACATTTTACAGACGACCAGCTGCTGGTCCTGACTGACCTGTTGGTCTCCCCCTGTTACTACGCCTAA